Genomic DNA from Candidatus Koribacter versatilis Ellin345:
GTTGTGGACGGTGCGCATCCGGTGCGAGTCGAGCTGCACGATAGCGTGCAGGATCTCGCCAGTACGCGGGTCGGTTTGCACCATGCCGACCGACCAGCCGCGGCCGGAGCGGTTCGTCCACTGAATGGTCGGATAGCGCATGTCGAGCGGGTCCGCGCCTTCGGGCAGGTCTTCGACGACGAGCGCGTTCTTGAAGCCCGCCTGTTCGAAGGCCTGGTTCCACCACAATGCGCCCTGTCGCGCGGCGCTGCGGATGGGCTCAGGCATGGCGCGGTCGAGATAGAAGGTGATGGGCTTCACCGGCTCGCTGAGTGCGGCGCCGGGATTCTTCCTCACCAAGCGCCAGCGGTTGATCAACAGGCGTTCGATGGGCTGATTGTAGGGGCGGGAGAAGTCCTGGAAGCCATTGCCGAAGTAGCCGACACGGGGATCGCTCTCGCGCGGTTCGTAGCCCGACTCGGGCAGCTGCATGAAGGAATGGTGCTGGCGCACGCTGAGGGTGCGGGCATCGGGCTGATTGAAACGCGCGCCGGGCTTGTCGGTAGTGAAGGTGAGGAGCGCTTCGGCTTCGGTGTTAAGCGGAAAAGCGCGGGTGTGGTCCATGTCCACGACACTGCGCTCGGCATCGAGCTTCCACTTGGGGGCGTCGGGTCCGGCGGGAACGGGCCGGATGTTGCCGTTGGTGGCGCGCAGCGGACGCTCGAATTGTCCGACGAGATCGAAGGCATCGCGCACGATGAGAGAGGTGGCGTTCACGTAGAGCGTGCCGTTGGTCTCGGAGACAATCGGCATCGCAGCGAGAACAGAGGTTGGGAAGCTGGCTTCGACGGACTTCTGAAGTTCCGCACTGCCGTTGGACGCGCGAAACCCGGTGTTCTCGGAGATGAGTAACACTTTGGGCCCGACGCGGCGGAAACGGCAAAGCTGAGCGCGCTCGCCGAGGGTGCTGCGGTCAGCGAAGAGTTCGGTGGAACCGACGCCGCTGGCGAGAGAAGTGAAGTAGAGAAACTCGCGCTGCATCGCGGTGGGCGTGAGTTCGAAGAGGAGTTCGCCCTTGGATTCGTCCCACTCGAAGGGAATGAAGCCGTCGTGGCGGGTGAGACCGCTGACGTTGCGCGTAGTTTGTGCGGAGACGAGCGAACAGACGAGTACGAACAAAAGGATGATCGACAGCTTCAATTTCATCAATGAACCCCGGTACGAGAAGAACGCGAGTAGCAGCATTTGTATTCCATTGGGCGCGGGTCAGGCAAATTAAGGATGAAACCTGCTGCTCGGGATTCGCGTCAAACCTTGGAGAGGCTCCCCATGGATTTGAAGTACGCCGTCTCGATCATCGGAAATTTCATTCTCATCGCGGGACTCGCGATTGCGGGGTTCCACTTTTTTGCCGAATATCATGCGACCGGCAAGTGGGCGAAGAACATCACGGGACTGCTTGCGGGACTGGGTTTGCTGACACTGGCGTTCGCGCTGATGATTACACCGGCAAATGCAGAAGTGATCGCGGCGATTGCCGATACGAAGGCGAATGTGGTCTTCCTGGGGATCAGTAGTGCCCTGCTGCTGGCGGCAATTATGGCGTTCGGGATCATTACGTATTCGAAGCCGCTGCGGCTGTTGCACCAACGGCGGATCCAGCGGGATTTGAATCGGGATTTGCCGAAGATCCCGTAGATATTCGTGGAACGAGATGACAGAAGACAATGAATGATCTCGGGCGTGCGGTGATTCTGATGGGGGTTGTGCTCGTCGTGATTGGCGGGGCGATCCTGTTGATTGGACGCGCAGGCATTCCGCTTGGACGACTGCCGGGCGACATCAGCTATCGCGGCAAGCACACAACGTTCTACTTTCCAGTCGTAACGTGCATCGTGATCAGCGTTGTGCTCTCGCTAATCTCGTGGCTGGTGCAACACTTCCGCAAATAAGAAAGCCGCCCGGAGCGAGTCCGAACGGCCTCATTCAATTCAACACAACTTAGTGTCCGTCGAGGCAGCCTTTCTGTCCGCTGCTGTTGGGATAGCCGGTGCCTGCGGTGTAGGCGGCGTTTGACCATTCGCCCTGAATCTTCCAAATGGTGCCGTTGCTGAAGGTGACGTGCGCCACATTGAACGTCCAGGCGCATTTGTCGCCATTCTCCGCACCGCTAGAGTCGTACCAGGCGCCGGGGCTCGCTGGATCGCTGCGAGCTTCGGAGAGTTCGTGGCCACTGACGTTCGCGATGGCAGCGAGACCCTGCGAGTGGCCGGTCTGCGTGTCTTGCGGATCGCAGCCAGCATCGCCGTCGAGGTTGAAGAAGTATGCAAACTCGATGCGCTTCCCGTTGCACGAACCAGAGCTGTGCCAGGCGCAATAGCCCGCCGAGCCGCGCTTCTTGTCCGCGTAAACGGCGTAGTAGCCGTTGCCGGTGCCATCGAGCGGGAGAGCACCGTTCGTGATCTCTTTGCAGACTTCGTTAAGGATGGTGGTTGTATTGTTTCCGCCGGCTGACGCGCTGGTGTCGACGACGTGGTTATGCGAAGTTCCGCCAGCCCCCACCTGGCCGTTGGAGCCAGTGTATTCGTCGGAGGTTTTTGCGTAGTTGGAGTTGATGAAGCCGGCGTAGTAGCTGTCAATGCCACTCATCTTGTCGCCGGAATAGCCGCCCCAGGTTGTACCCCAGAAGATCGAGTAGGTGTTCGCGGTCGGCATGATTACGCCGCCGTGATACGTCATGTTGGCAGTGCGTCGCGCGTTGGTGACGACGCGCGCGTCTGGAGAAGCGGGGGGAGTAACGCCCTTCGCCCAGTGAATGCCGAGCATTGGGGGATCTTGCGATCGCGGGTTCTGATTCTCGTAGCGAGACGAGGCCGCGTTGGATGTTTCCTGCGCAAAAGCGATTGCACCGGCAAGCAGAACTACCAAGAGAAAACCAGACTTCATACAACCTCCATTTCGATTTGTCTGCCCTCGAAGTCGCTGGACGCCGATTGGTTTCTTGCGCCGACATCCCTTGCTTCGATCAACGTACGATTTGAGGCCGTTCAGAAGGGTCTTAACTGAGTGGACCGCATCCACACGCGGTCCGAAAGAATTGGGAAACTCTACTCAAGATAGTAATTGGCTGTCAAGTTGGCCGAAAAGTGCCGAACCGTGGAAAACTGATTAAACCGTTTCAAGCGTATACACTGTTGCGCACCATGAAGTTTTCGCTCGTTTGCTGCCTTACATTCAGCTCTCTTTTCATCGCCAACGCGCTAGCGCAGGTCAAAAACCCACCGCAACCGCAACCTACTCCACTGCCGCCGGCGATTGTTGCGCCTCTTGATAAACCATACCCCGCGCCGGTGCAGCTCGAAGTGGATGTAACGGACACCTCGCACCACGTAATGCATGTGCGCGAGGTCGTTCCCGTCGAGAGCGGCGCGAAGGAGTCGGTGCTGCTCTATCCGCAATGGATTCCGGGACACCATTCGCCAACGGGACCCATCTCGCATTTGGCCGGAATCGTGACGAACGTGGATGGCAAGCGCGTGCAGTGGGTGCGCGATCGCGTGAATGTGTTCGCATTCCATGTGCCGCTCCATCCCGGCGCGAGGACTGTGGAACTTGAGTTCGACTATCTTTCTCCGAACCGGCAGGCCGAAGGACGTATCGAGATGTCGGATGCAATTGCCGACATCGAGTGGAGCGAAGTGGTGATGTATCCCGCGGGCTACTTCACGCGACAGATTCCGTTCAACGCTGCGCTGAAGCTTCCCGAAGGTTGGAAGTATGCTACGGCGCTGGAAACGGACAGCGAGAACGGCGCAGCCGTAAAGTTCAAGCAGACGACGCTGAACACGCTGGCCGATTCGCCAGTTTATGCGGGGCGCTACTTCAAGCGGATTGACCTGTCGCCGACGCAGACCGACATCGTGCATCTCGATCTCTTCGCAGATGAAGAGAAGGACCTGGCGATCACGCCAGAGCAATTGGAGAAGCACAAGAACCTGACGATGGAGGCGGACAAACTCTACGGTTCGCATCACTACAACCACTACGACCTGTTGCTGTTATTGAGCGATAAGGTCGGCGGGATTGGGTTGGAGCATCATCAGTCGAGCGAGAACGGGCTGCCGGCGAAGTACTTCACCGACTGGAGCAACGGCGTGCTCGGTCGCGATTTGCTCTCACACGAGTACACGCATTCGTGGAATGGGAAGTTCCGGCGTCCGGCGGACCTGTGGACACCGAACTTCAACGTGCCCATGCGTGACGATCTGTTGTGGGTGTATGAGGGCATGACCCAGTACTGGGGAATCGTGCTGGCGGCACGCTCGGGTTTGCGTTCTCCCGAAGAGACACGCGACATAATTGCGCACGTAGCGGCGGGCTTCGAACATATGCCGGGGCGCAGTTGGCGTCCGATGGTGGATACCACCAACCAGCCGACGGTCTCGCAACGTCGGCCGGTAAGTTTCGTGAGCTGGCAGCTTCCTGAAAATTACTACGAAGAAGGCGCGCTGATCTGGCTTGACGCGGACACGAAGATCCGCGAACTGACCAACGGAAAGAAGTCGCTCGATGATTTCGCGAAGGCCTTCATGGGTGAGTACAACGGAAGCTTCGTCACCTATACCTACTCCCTCGACGACGTGGCCAAGACCCTCAACAGCGTGGCGCCCTACGACTGGGCGGCGTTTCTGCGCGAACGCGTTTATGACTTGCATCCCACGGTGCCCGAAGACGGCATCACCCGCGGCGGCTACAAACTGGCGTACAGCGACACTGAGCAGGAGTGGATGACGCGCAACAACGCGGCTGAGGGCGAGGCGGACTTTTCGACTTCACTCGGGCTTGATCTTGCGGTTCCGAAGCCGGGTAGCGGCGACGACAGCGGCCCATCGGGAGCGTTGCTCGAAGTGACGTGGGACAGTCCCGCATTCAAGGCTGGTGTCACTCCGGATATGCAGCTCGTATCGGTGAATGGCAAGGAATACTCGCCGGAATTGTTGCGCGATGCGATCCTGGCAGCGGAACAGTCGAAGCAGCCGATGCAGTTGCAATTCAAAAGCAATAATGAGTTCAAGACGTTCGCGATTCCGTATTACGACGGACTTCGGGTGCCTTCATTGCAACGAGTCGAGGGGACGCCGTCCAGGCTGGACGACATTCTTGCGCCGAGTAAGAGCGCGTTGCCGGCGATGTAGCGCTAACGAATTCCGCGTTGATTGAGATAGCCGGCGTACTGCAGATCGATCTTCAGGATGTGCTGTCGCAGCCAGGAATCGAGAAACAAGAGCAAGGAAACGGGGACTCCCTGCTTTCCCGCTTTGCGGTCGTGCTCGTATGTTTCCAACTGGCGGCGCGCCTGGTCATGTTCCGCGCGATGGGCCTCATAGCCGGGGAAGCCGTTCTCTAGCATCAGTTCTTCCTCGTGCGTGAAGTGCTGTTCCGCCCAGTTCGTCACCTTGGCGAGGACCGTGTCGATCACTAATTGCCCGCTGCCAGCGGCGAGGGCATTATCAAGTTCATGCATCACGTTGAAGAGGCTGCGGTGTTCGTTATCCATAACGGACACGCCGACGCTGTAACTGCTTTTCCAGCGAATCGTCAAGATTGTTCCCCGAGGGAGTAACCCCACTCCCGAACTGAACTGAGCTTCTGTTTTACCGGGAATTCAGCCTTGAGGATGTGATTAAAATCACAAAGCAATCAGCGCCGCGCTCAAACCTCGGTTTGGTCTACATAGCACCAGCGCCAGTCTTCGCCGGGCTCGAACGATTGCATGATCGGGTGCTTGGAACTGTGAAAGTGTTTGGTCGCGTGTTTGTTGACCGAGCTGTCGCAGCAGCCGACGTGTCCGCAGATGAGGCACAGACGCAGGTGCACCCATGTGGAGCCCATCTTAAGACACTCTTCGCAACCGTCAGCCGACGGCGTGACTTCGCGGATTTCAGAAAGATGCTTGCACTTCATAAGGGCCTCCGAACAAATGCGTTTGGGTTGGACGAGAGAAGTGCAGGATGAGATGCAAAAGAAGTGAATGGCGGAGGGAGAGGGATTCGAACCCCCGTTACGGTTTCCCGTAAAGCGGTTTTCAAGACCGCCTGTTTCAACCGCTCACACATCCCTCCGCGGGTTGAAAGGCGTGTGGTGGCTTCAGTTTACCGCATTCTGCGGGGTGGCTTGGCTGGACGCCTCAAAAGGAAGGATGCGCTCCTAAGCTGCCGGGCGCGCGGTGAATTGCGGCCGGCAGCGAGGAGCGCTTGGGAGTTAGATGGCCGCTACGCCCCGCTCCTGGTTGCGTATGCGGATGGCTTCGTCCACTTTGTAGAGAAAGATCTTGCCGTCGCCGATTTGACCGCTGGCTGCGGATTGGAGGATGGTCTCCACCGCTTCATCCACGCGTTCGTCGTCGATCACGACTTCGATCTTGATCTTCGGCAGGAACGAGACGTCGTACTCACGGCCACGGTAGGTTTCGGTGTGACCCTTCTGCCTTCCGTGACCGCGCACCTCTGAGACGGTCATGCCGTCGATACCGATGGCGACAAGCGCATCTTTCACTTCGTCGAGTTTCCTGGGCTGAATAATCGCTTCCAATTTCGTCATTCATCTCTCCTCATCTCGTGAAGGGACCTGGTTCGTTGTTTGGCGTTGTTAGCGATCACTTGTGCGCAGTTGCACCTGCCACTGCTTCGGTGAGCTTGACCGGATGTTTCTCCACCGCGTGGTGCTGCGGCGGTGCGCCGCTCGGCGAAGCGAGCGCCGAGATGACGTATTCCGGATACGCCGGGATACCGTGCTCGTGAAGGTCGATGCCATACAACTCGCCCTCTTCAGAAACACGCAGCGTGCCGGTTGCGTTCACCGCATACATCAACGCCAAAGCCACGCCAAACGTGGCGAAAGTGATGATCGCGCTGCCGATTGCCTGCGCGGTCAGGAGTTGGAAACCACCGCCGTAGAACAGTCCTTTCAAAGCAGCGGAGTTGTCGGGCGCAAGCGGACCGGTAGAACCGTACTTGCCGCAGGCGAAGAGTCCCAGCGAAAGCGTGCCCCAGATACCGCAGAGCCCGTGCACCGGAACTGCGCCGATAGGATCGTCAATGCGTAGCCATTCGAGCGCTTCGACGCCGAGAATCACGACCACGCCAGCGACGCCACCGAGCATGATGGCGCCCGTCGGACTCACCCAATAACAGGGACAAGTCACGGCCACGAGCCCGGCGAGGAAGCCGTTGACGGTGAAGCCGACGTCCCACTTCTTGCTGAGGAAATATCCGTAGGCCATCGCCGTGAGACCAGCCGCGCAGGCAGCGAGCGTGGTGTTGGTAGCGACGCGGCCAATGCCCTCGAAATCCATGGCGGAGAGTGTGCTGCCGGGGTTGAAGCCGTACCAGCCGAACCACAACAGAAGACCGCCGCTGGCCGCGATGGTCAAGTCGTGCGGCAACATCGGAGCGCCGCCGTCGCGCTTGAACTTACGTCCAAGCCGCGGGCCGAGGACGATCGAACCGGCGAGTGCGATAAATCCGCCGATGGTGTGAACCACCGTCGAGCCGGCGAAGTCGTGGAAGCTGATACCGACCGAGGGGAGGAAGTAGCCCGACGATCCCATGGTCGCAAGGAAGCCATCTGGTCCCCACGCCCAGTGTCCAACGATTGGGTAAATGAAGCCCGAGACACCGACGCTGTAAATCAGGTCGCCGACGAAGCCGGTGCGGCCGATCATGGCGCCCGACGTGATCGTCGAGCAGGTATCGGCAAAAGCAAACTGGAAGAGCCAGAAGGCGAGGAACGCGACGCCGGTGGTCTCGTAAGTCGCGGGCACGTCTTTGAGGAAGAACCAGTGGTAGCCGATGAATCCGTTGCCGTGGCTGAACATGAACGCAAATCCGAATGCGTAGAACAGCAAGCCGCAGAGGCAAGTGTCCACGATGCATTCCATCAGCACGTTCACGGTTTCACGAGAGCGACAGAAGCCGGCCTCGAGCATGGTGAAACCGACCTGCATACCGAAGACAAGGAAGGCCGCGATCAACGTCCAGACGGTGTTGATCGGGTTCACAATGTCGGCGGCTTTCACGGCCGTATCAGAAGCGAGCGCAGTGGTGAAGAAGAGACCTGTAATCACCACCATCGCGAGCATCACGACGGAGATGCCGATCGCCTTGCCGGCAGCGACTGTCGCTCCGTAACGACGCCACTCTGGATCCCGCAACCGGGTGGCCAACCGAGTAAACTTCTGCGCCAAAGACAATTTCGACCTGTGTTGTGGGACGTGATTCATTGCACGTAGTCTCCTTTTCGAGAATTCAGAACCTGTTGCGATCTTCTGTAGCGGCCGTAGTTTTCATCGCGTCGTCGCCGCAAAGGACGGCCGTTGACGCCAGGAGCACTGCCATCGCCGCCAGCAGTCCAAGGACAGCGATAAGCGGGTCGCGGTCCAGCAGCAACAACGCTCGAAGCAGTGCGGCAAAGCCAAGTAGCAATCCGAGGATTGGCACGGTTCGAGGAACGTTCATGCATGCTCACCCTTTCCTCGCAATCCGAATTGGAGGGGGAGCGGCGAGAGCGCTGAAACCAGGGGTTGGTTGAATTGGAGCTCCGGCCGCTGTTCCCCATGTAACGGAGAACCCAAGTACGAGCTCTCCGAAATTGAAATGTGTTCCGCGCCTCACTTGCCGCCCTCCCCGCTGTTGAAGGTCATAACCAAGCCCGCGGTCAGCGTGTTCTGGTCAGTGACCGGATTGCTGCCCTTATAGAACAGCGGCTGGTTCGACATATCTCGACGGAACTCGAAGCGGCTGATGATGTGGTGTCCGATGATCCGTTCGAAGGTGGCAGTGAATTCGTTGACGTGGGTCGTTGTCAGGGTTCCGAGCGTGTAGCCGTCGGCGTCGTCGTAGTACTCATATCGGCCGGCGATGGCCATGTTCTGGGCCAATGCGTACTTTGCGTAGCCTGCTACGCCCGTCCAGTGCACCGCATGCGAAAAGGTGTTCGCTTCGGTGTCGGTGACGTAGCGATCGCCACGACCGTAGTCGCCGTTCAACATGAACGAAAGTCTCGCTGTCGGCGTGTAGGTGAAGACCGTGTCACTCAACTGGCGCACGTTGTGGTTGAGGCCGTTCTCTTCCGGACCCGCCATGTAGGTTTGGGCGATTCCAAACTTCTTGTTGGGGTTCCATGCGAAGTTGACCCCGTAGGTCTTGCCGGTGTTGTTGTCCACAACGTTGTTCCAACCGTTGATGAAGAAACCGGTCAGCGCATATTTGTCGTTGAAGGTGTACTTGGTGCGCATGCCGAAGTGGAAATACGGGATGGCATACGAGAAGAGCACGCCACGCGAGTAGTTCCAGTTGTCCTTGGTTTCGATCACTTCGGCGCCGGCGGGCGTGACGAACTTGCCGACGTCAAATTGCAGCCCTTTTCCGACAGGCGCGAGATACGAGAAGTAGGCTTCCTTCAGGTACTGATCGAAGCCCAGCCCGGCTTTGGGTTCGGAGGCATTGACCGCGTTCATCGCCTGGCCATAGCCGAGGGCAACGTGGTAGCCGGTACGGCTGTTCGAGGGATCCGGCGTCTTGTCGATCACCAACTCCATCAAGTTCAAACCGAATTGGTTTGCGCCCTGATCGAAATAGCGCAAGCCGTTGTTCTGGCTTTCGGGATTGTTGAAGTTCTGGCCGTAATACACGTCCACGAATCCGCTCAGCGTGGTTGGCCCGAGAATCGAAGCCAGCGATGGGGTTGCCGAAGGAGCGGCGGCAGGTTGAGTGCCGCTTACCAGCGAGTTCTGCACAACAGCAGACGACGCCCCTGACGCGGCTGGCGCGGTCTCTGCCGCCGCTTTTTCACCGGTTAGCACTTTCACCTGGGCCCGCAATTCCTTGATCTCACGTTCCATCTCCTCAAGATGTTTAGCGAGCGCCTCAGCCGATGGTTGAGAGGTACTCGGCTGCTCCTGCCCTCGAGCGATTGTGGGCAGCAACAGGCTGACAAATAGAATCATGGCCCCCGAACATCGGCGGTTCCGCATAGCTGAATTTCCCGCTTTCTCCCCTGGTCTCAGTCGTCGCGAAATTCCGTGCGTGGTGTTGGGCGCTGAAACTATCGGCACCGGCGAAGTCAGTC
This window encodes:
- a CDS encoding DUF2905 domain-containing protein, which gives rise to MNDLGRAVILMGVVLVVIGGAILLIGRAGIPLGRLPGDISYRGKHTTFYFPVVTCIVISVVLSLISWLVQHFRK
- a CDS encoding M61 family metallopeptidase; this translates as MKFSLVCCLTFSSLFIANALAQVKNPPQPQPTPLPPAIVAPLDKPYPAPVQLEVDVTDTSHHVMHVREVVPVESGAKESVLLYPQWIPGHHSPTGPISHLAGIVTNVDGKRVQWVRDRVNVFAFHVPLHPGARTVELEFDYLSPNRQAEGRIEMSDAIADIEWSEVVMYPAGYFTRQIPFNAALKLPEGWKYATALETDSENGAAVKFKQTTLNTLADSPVYAGRYFKRIDLSPTQTDIVHLDLFADEEKDLAITPEQLEKHKNLTMEADKLYGSHHYNHYDLLLLLSDKVGGIGLEHHQSSENGLPAKYFTDWSNGVLGRDLLSHEYTHSWNGKFRRPADLWTPNFNVPMRDDLLWVYEGMTQYWGIVLAARSGLRSPEETRDIIAHVAAGFEHMPGRSWRPMVDTTNQPTVSQRRPVSFVSWQLPENYYEEGALIWLDADTKIRELTNGKKSLDDFAKAFMGEYNGSFVTYTYSLDDVAKTLNSVAPYDWAAFLRERVYDLHPTVPEDGITRGGYKLAYSDTEQEWMTRNNAAEGEADFSTSLGLDLAVPKPGSGDDSGPSGALLEVTWDSPAFKAGVTPDMQLVSVNGKEYSPELLRDAILAAEQSKQPMQLQFKSNNEFKTFAIPYYDGLRVPSLQRVEGTPSRLDDILAPSKSALPAM
- a CDS encoding bacteriohemerythrin gives rise to the protein MTIRWKSSYSVGVSVMDNEHRSLFNVMHELDNALAAGSGQLVIDTVLAKVTNWAEQHFTHEEELMLENGFPGYEAHRAEHDQARRQLETYEHDRKAGKQGVPVSLLLFLDSWLRQHILKIDLQYAGYLNQRGIR
- a CDS encoding ubiquitin carboxyl-terminal hydrolase 14 codes for the protein MKCKHLSEIREVTPSADGCEECLKMGSTWVHLRLCLICGHVGCCDSSVNKHATKHFHSSKHPIMQSFEPGEDWRWCYVDQTEV
- a CDS encoding P-II family nitrogen regulator, yielding MTKLEAIIQPRKLDEVKDALVAIGIDGMTVSEVRGHGRQKGHTETYRGREYDVSFLPKIKIEVVIDDERVDEAVETILQSAASGQIGDGKIFLYKVDEAIRIRNQERGVAAI
- a CDS encoding ammonium transporter; the encoded protein is MATRLRDPEWRRYGATVAAGKAIGISVVMLAMVVITGLFFTTALASDTAVKAADIVNPINTVWTLIAAFLVFGMQVGFTMLEAGFCRSRETVNVLMECIVDTCLCGLLFYAFGFAFMFSHGNGFIGYHWFFLKDVPATYETTGVAFLAFWLFQFAFADTCSTITSGAMIGRTGFVGDLIYSVGVSGFIYPIVGHWAWGPDGFLATMGSSGYFLPSVGISFHDFAGSTVVHTIGGFIALAGSIVLGPRLGRKFKRDGGAPMLPHDLTIAASGGLLLWFGWYGFNPGSTLSAMDFEGIGRVATNTTLAACAAGLTAMAYGYFLSKKWDVGFTVNGFLAGLVAVTCPCYWVSPTGAIMLGGVAGVVVILGVEALEWLRIDDPIGAVPVHGLCGIWGTLSLGLFACGKYGSTGPLAPDNSAALKGLFYGGGFQLLTAQAIGSAIITFATFGVALALMYAVNATGTLRVSEEGELYGIDLHEHGIPAYPEYVISALASPSGAPPQHHAVEKHPVKLTEAVAGATAHK
- a CDS encoding porin is translated as MILFVSLLLPTIARGQEQPSTSQPSAEALAKHLEEMEREIKELRAQVKVLTGEKAAAETAPAASGASSAVVQNSLVSGTQPAAAPSATPSLASILGPTTLSGFVDVYYGQNFNNPESQNNGLRYFDQGANQFGLNLMELVIDKTPDPSNSRTGYHVALGYGQAMNAVNASEPKAGLGFDQYLKEAYFSYLAPVGKGLQFDVGKFVTPAGAEVIETKDNWNYSRGVLFSYAIPYFHFGMRTKYTFNDKYALTGFFINGWNNVVDNNTGKTYGVNFAWNPNKKFGIAQTYMAGPEENGLNHNVRQLSDTVFTYTPTARLSFMLNGDYGRGDRYVTDTEANTFSHAVHWTGVAGYAKYALAQNMAIAGRYEYYDDADGYTLGTLTTTHVNEFTATFERIIGHHIISRFEFRRDMSNQPLFYKGSNPVTDQNTLTAGLVMTFNSGEGGK